A portion of the Glandiceps talaboti chromosome 13, keGlaTala1.1, whole genome shotgun sequence genome contains these proteins:
- the LOC144444717 gene encoding uncharacterized protein LOC144444717, whose translation MSKLGLWMSLDSDSDDDDRMDEGEADSNNDHEPVCGLMQQDLQPSTQVFTQHITTAEYQKQRQEYTKQALQELLNSHEYQKIYKTCSSCNASWYYDQANAGCAECGYEGYANKRPCAICHGKCPQIWTRDVDMSRKMKQAHWNGKCGLPEEEQQAYMLENLVDADEDILTDAMQDL comes from the exons ATGTCTAAGTTAGGTCTGTGGATGAGTTTAGACTCCGactctgatgatgatgatagaatGGATGAGGGTGAAGCAGATTCAAACAATGATCATGAACCAGTATGTG GTTTAATGCAGCAAGACTTACAGCCTTCAACTCAGGTCTTCACCCAACACATCACAACAGCTGAGTACCAAAAACAGAGACAAGAATACACAAAGCAAGCATTGCAAGAGTTGTTAAACAGTCATGAATATCAGAAAATATATAAAACCTGCAGCAG CTGTAATGCAAGCTGGTACTATGATCAAGCCAACGCAGGCTGTGCAGAGTGTGGATATGAAGGTTACGCTAACAAGAGACCCTGTGCGATATGTCATGGAAAGTGTCCTCAAATCTGGACCAGGGATGTTGATATG TCTCGCAAGATGAAACAAGCACATTGGAATGGAAAATGTGGTCTTCCAGAGGAAGAGCAGCAGGCATATATGCTGGAAAACTTAGTGGATGCTGATGAAGATATACTTACTGATGCTATGCAAGATCTATAG